The genomic DNA GTCGTGCTTACCGGCGCCGTCGACAGCGTGATCGCGCTCTCGAAATTCGATGTACCCTCTGATTGTCGAACGTCGGGCACTGCTGAAATCGCTCCGCCTACTTACCGGGTGCTTACCGGGTGCTTACCGGAATGCGCCTCACCAATCAGACCGCCGCCGCCGCGCAGTTCCCGGCCGGAGAGGATCGCCTCGTCGTGTTCGACGACGATCTCACGGCTTCGGTCTGCGAGTGAGCGAAGGCAGCTCGCGACAGTGGATCGTCCAATACCGCAATGCCATCGGTCTGACCAAGCGGGAGACCCTCGGTCGCGTCGGACTGCTCGCGGCTACCGATGTACGGCGGGCGGCGAGCGAACGATTGGCGCGGGCGAAGCTGGGCGAGGACCCGCACGCCGAGAAGCAACCCGCGAAGGACCGCGCCTTGGTGGCCCTCGGGGATCTAGACATCTGCGAGACCACCTGAACCGCCCGGCTCCGGCCGCGGCGGTTTTTCGTGCCCAATGAACCCGTTAGGTTGTGCGCAACCCAACTATAACGTGTCTTCGGCACAACACCTCACAACCGATGAGCCCCGCTGGCCGCTGCCACGCGGGGTTTTCCCGTTCACGGCCTTGCGATTGAATCTTTAAGTTGCAACGCTGAATCCGCGTCAACCGCTAGGTACAAAACTGAACATTCGCTCGTGGCCGCGGCGTTTTCGGCGCTGTCCCGTGGGCAATGGCCGAGCATTC from Methylobacterium radiotolerans JCM 2831 includes the following:
- a CDS encoding integrase arm-type DNA-binding domain-containing protein codes for the protein MSEGSSRQWIVQYRNAIGLTKRETLGRVGLLAATDVRRAASERLARAKLGEDPHAEKQPAKDRALVALGDLDICETT